A section of the Candidatus Limnocylindrales bacterium genome encodes:
- a CDS encoding fused MFS/spermidine synthase, with amino-acid sequence MPDQRSNSSVRSSAPNAGSAAAPPAREAAAAPAPAFSAAPFGLLVLVGSFLLFQVELVMARLLLPAFGSSASVWTTCLMFYQGALFAGYLYAAAASGRIARGGYRWAHVAFVLVPIAFFPFRLWQPDLPPVARILSALMLSAGVPFIALSTTSVICQAWLATTDHPRRSSPYFLYGLSNAGALAALMTYPFVIERRLDLPAQLLLWYAGYGLYALLNVWCVWSLAAASRRVARDSPAPELVRASPLDERLPPIGASARAEWLLLSGGANALLMVVTSVVSTDAPVPLIWILPLTLYLVTLIICFAPTPPSERAVRAWTFGGTAIAIASFVAIARQIRPEIATIALQNAILFVACMMCHDRLIRGRPADPRFLGTFYLSISLGGWLGSVLVGLVAPVAFGWLASHSIDFAFAAALIVAAFVVHDAPRWTAWLRGRPLRIAAATGTAALALAAFGTAIFAGDAADVYGSRTFYGIYHVEDRGGLRRLFHGNTVHGVESLDPGRRSEPLAYYHRDSPIGRYLEKSGGAPAAGIVGLGIGALAAYRQPGQSWDYYEIDPEVEHIARTYFSFLGRGDSAGEPSRVVLGDARLSLEKTPPARYDVLVMDTFSSDFVPLHLITREAVALYIDKLKPGGVLFFHISNRLFDLDPILTRIGSELGLELAVARGVVDPEVSRTTGRFPSIWYAMTGDAALHERLVREFGWSERSRLAGTAQHALWTDSYVDLFDAMK; translated from the coding sequence ATGCCCGATCAACGTTCCAACTCTTCTGTCCGTTCCTCTGCGCCGAATGCCGGCAGCGCGGCGGCACCGCCTGCGAGGGAGGCCGCGGCCGCGCCGGCGCCCGCTTTTTCGGCTGCGCCGTTCGGCTTGCTGGTGCTCGTCGGTTCGTTCCTGCTGTTCCAGGTCGAGCTCGTGATGGCGAGGCTGCTTCTGCCCGCGTTCGGCAGCAGCGCATCGGTATGGACGACGTGCCTGATGTTTTATCAGGGCGCGCTTTTTGCCGGGTATCTTTATGCGGCAGCCGCGTCCGGGCGCATCGCGCGCGGCGGCTATCGCTGGGCGCACGTCGCGTTCGTGCTCGTGCCGATCGCATTCTTTCCGTTCCGCCTGTGGCAGCCGGATCTGCCGCCGGTTGCACGCATCCTGTCGGCACTGATGCTCTCGGCCGGCGTGCCGTTCATCGCGCTGTCGACGACGAGCGTCATCTGCCAGGCGTGGCTCGCGACCACCGATCATCCGCGCCGGTCGAGCCCATACTTCCTGTACGGCCTTTCCAACGCCGGTGCGCTCGCCGCACTGATGACGTACCCGTTCGTGATCGAACGCCGCCTCGACCTGCCTGCGCAGCTCCTGCTCTGGTACGCAGGCTACGGACTGTATGCGCTGCTCAACGTCTGGTGTGTCTGGTCGCTGGCTGCGGCGAGCCGCCGCGTCGCCCGCGATTCGCCTGCTCCGGAGCTGGTGCGAGCGTCGCCGCTCGACGAACGGCTTCCGCCAATCGGTGCGTCCGCGCGTGCCGAATGGCTGCTGCTTTCCGGCGGAGCCAATGCGCTGCTGATGGTGGTGACGAGCGTCGTCTCCACCGACGCACCGGTGCCGCTGATCTGGATCCTGCCGCTGACGCTCTATCTGGTCACACTGATCATCTGCTTCGCGCCGACTCCGCCGTCCGAAAGAGCCGTTCGCGCGTGGACGTTCGGCGGCACTGCGATCGCGATCGCGTCGTTCGTGGCAATCGCCCGCCAGATCCGGCCGGAGATCGCGACCATCGCGCTCCAGAACGCAATCCTGTTCGTCGCATGCATGATGTGCCACGACCGGCTGATCCGCGGCCGGCCCGCGGATCCGCGATTCCTCGGCACGTTCTATCTTTCGATTTCGCTCGGCGGATGGCTCGGCAGCGTGCTGGTGGGCCTCGTCGCGCCGGTCGCGTTCGGCTGGCTCGCGTCGCATTCGATCGACTTCGCGTTCGCCGCGGCGCTGATCGTTGCGGCGTTCGTCGTCCACGATGCGCCGCGGTGGACGGCGTGGCTTCGCGGCCGTCCGCTTCGAATTGCCGCTGCGACAGGCACGGCGGCGCTGGCGCTGGCGGCGTTCGGTACGGCGATCTTCGCTGGCGATGCCGCCGACGTCTACGGCTCGCGCACGTTCTACGGGATCTACCACGTCGAAGACCGCGGCGGACTCCGGCGGCTGTTCCACGGCAACACCGTCCACGGCGTCGAGAGCCTCGATCCCGGGCGGCGCAGCGAGCCGCTCGCGTACTATCACCGCGACTCGCCGATCGGCCGCTATCTCGAAAAGTCGGGCGGCGCACCGGCGGCCGGCATCGTCGGTCTCGGCATCGGCGCGCTCGCCGCCTACCGGCAACCGGGACAGTCGTGGGACTACTACGAGATCGATCCGGAGGTCGAGCACATCGCGCGCACGTATTTCTCGTTTCTCGGCCGCGGCGATTCCGCCGGAGAGCCGAGCCGCGTCGTGCTCGGCGACGCGCGGCTGTCGCTCGAGAAGACGCCGCCGGCCCGCTACGACGTCCTCGTCATGGACACGTTCAGCAGCGACTTCGTGCCGCTTCACCTCATCACGCGCGAAGCGGTCGCGCTCTACATCGACAAGCTGAAGCCCGGCGGAGTGCTGTTCTTTCACATCAGCAACCGGCTTTTCGATCTCGACCCGATCCTGACGCGAATCGGCAGCGAGCTCGGCCTCGAGCTCGCGGTGGCGCGCGGCGTGGTCGATCCGGAGGTCTCGCGGACGACCGGACGCTTCCCGAGCATCTGGTACGCGATGACCGGCGATGCTGCGCTGCACGAGCGGCTGGTTCGTGAATTCGGCTGGAGCGAACGCTCGCGGCTTGCGGGCACCGCGCAGCATGCGCTGTGGACCGACAGCTACGTCGATCTGTTCGATGCGATGAAGTAG
- a CDS encoding NfeD family protein, with protein sequence MDWWIWIMIGFAFLAAETVTPGGFFAFFFGVSAILVGILDAIGISGPAWGQWLLFSLLSVAMVLFVRPTIASRFAGSAGGNTPLPELVGNVAVLLEDLEPGAVAKAELRGTSWSVRSRHGERIARGTRTTVERVEGLTLWIVP encoded by the coding sequence ATGGACTGGTGGATCTGGATCATGATCGGCTTTGCGTTTCTCGCGGCCGAAACCGTCACACCGGGCGGATTCTTCGCGTTCTTCTTCGGAGTCTCGGCGATCCTCGTCGGAATTCTCGACGCGATCGGCATCAGTGGCCCGGCGTGGGGCCAGTGGCTGCTGTTCTCGCTGCTGAGCGTCGCGATGGTCCTGTTCGTCCGGCCGACGATCGCGAGCCGCTTCGCCGGAAGCGCCGGCGGCAACACGCCGCTGCCCGAGCTGGTCGGAAACGTCGCCGTGCTGCTCGAGGACCTCGAGCCCGGCGCGGTCGCCAAGGCCGAGCTTCGCGGCACGTCGTGGAGCGTGCGCAGCCGCCACGGCGAACGCATCGCGCGCGGCACGCGCACGACCGTCGAGCGCGTCGAAGGCCTGACGCTCTGGATCGTTCCCTAG
- a CDS encoding stomatin-like protein, producing MPETLLVFVTLAALVLFLVAKTAVVVPQQNAYVVERLGKFSDTLGAGFHILVPFVDVIRYQHSLKETAVDIPEQICITRDNVQVHVDGVIYLQVLNAERASYGVNDYLFAISQLAQTTLRSEMGKIELDRTFEERSHINVQVVNELDKASEPWGIKVLRYEIKNITPPADILAAMEKQMRAEREKRAVILTSEGERDAAINVAEGEKQQIIKSSEAHKQQQINEAEGQAAAILSVAAATADGIRRVAEAINVAGGPAAVQLRIAESYIERFGQLAKATNTVILPANVADVASMIATAMNVIPKTADRQL from the coding sequence ATGCCGGAAACCCTTCTCGTCTTCGTCACGCTTGCAGCCCTGGTGCTGTTCCTCGTCGCAAAAACCGCGGTCGTCGTTCCGCAGCAGAACGCGTACGTCGTCGAGCGGCTCGGCAAGTTCAGCGACACGCTCGGAGCGGGCTTTCACATTCTCGTGCCGTTCGTCGACGTGATCCGCTACCAGCATTCGCTCAAGGAAACGGCGGTCGACATCCCCGAGCAGATCTGCATCACGCGCGACAACGTGCAGGTCCATGTCGACGGCGTGATCTACCTGCAGGTCCTCAACGCCGAGCGCGCGTCCTACGGCGTCAACGATTACCTCTTCGCCATTTCGCAGCTCGCGCAGACGACGCTGCGCAGTGAGATGGGCAAGATCGAGCTCGACCGCACGTTCGAGGAACGCAGCCACATCAACGTGCAGGTCGTCAACGAGCTCGACAAGGCGTCCGAGCCGTGGGGAATCAAGGTCCTGCGCTACGAGATCAAGAACATCACGCCGCCGGCCGACATCCTGGCCGCGATGGAAAAGCAGATGCGCGCCGAGCGCGAGAAGCGCGCCGTGATCCTGACGTCCGAAGGCGAGCGCGACGCCGCGATCAACGTGGCCGAAGGCGAAAAGCAGCAGATCATCAAGTCGTCCGAAGCCCACAAGCAGCAGCAGATCAACGAAGCTGAAGGACAGGCTGCGGCCATACTTTCCGTAGCTGCGGCAACCGCCGACGGAATTCGCCGCGTCGCCGAAGCGATCAACGTCGCAGGCGGCCCCGCCGCCGTGCAGCTACGCATCGCAGAGAGCTACATCGAGCGCTTCGGCCAGCTCGCCAAAGCCACCAACACGGTCATCCTTCCCGCGAATGTCGCCGATGTGGCATCGATGATCGCAACCGCGATGAATGTGATTCCGAAAACAGCCGATCGGCAGCTGTGA